From a single Xiphophorus maculatus strain JP 163 A chromosome 5, X_maculatus-5.0-male, whole genome shotgun sequence genomic region:
- the LOC102232135 gene encoding oxysterol-binding protein 1-like isoform X3 — protein sequence MSESKPPTPTTPTPGDMYKGWLFKWTNYIKGYQRRWFVLSNGLLSYYRCQAEMGHTCRGTINLATANIAVEDSCNFVISNGGAQTYHLKASSEVERQRWITALELAKAKAVRMQDESDDSADEFSAAPPASTQARGSHTSEVQSTLRTLGSKVEDLTTCNDLIVKHGSALQRSLSELEGLQVGPDMGEKIRQVTERATLFRITSNAMINACRDFLSIAQSHSKRWQKALQTEREQRIRLEETLEQLAKQHNHLERAFRGATVLPPSLSNPNLSIKSGVSGKGDASDEDDDNEFFDAMEDPTGFITVPADPKYHRRSGSNISGISNETGMDDQSYDELSLASNSESSPPLELEPVRQRRTRIPDKPNYYLNLWSIMKNCIGKELSKIPMPVNFNEPLSMLQRLSEDLEYYELLDKAAKCQSSLEQMCYVAAFTVSSYSTTVHRTGKPFNPLLGETFELDRIRESGYRSICEQVSHHPPAAAHHAFSEKGWTLRQEITLASKFRGKYLSIMPLGSIQCMFDKSNNHYSWKKVTTTVHNIIVGKLWIDQSGEIDVVNHKTGDRCHLKFAPYSYFSRDVPRKVTGVVTDKDGKAHYVLSGTWDEKMEFSRIMQSSKGENGTEGKQRTVYQTLKPKEIWRKNPLPEGAENMYYFSSLALTLNEPEEGVAPTDSRRRPDQRLMEEGRWDEANAEKQRLEEKQRSTRRERERDSVKAVPTPEEGSHPDNYQALWFEKIHDSVSGETLHVYKGGYWDAKEQGSWEMCPDIF from the exons ATGTCGGAGTCCAAACCCCCCACTCCTACCACCCCGACCCCTGGAGACATGTACAAGGGATGGCTCTTCAAATGGACTAATTACATAAAAGGTTACCAGAGACGATGGTTTGTTCTCAGCAACGGATTACTGTCTTACTACAG GTGTCAGGCGGAGATGGGTCACACCTGCAGAGGCACCATAAACCTGGCCACCGCCAACATCGCCGTGGAGGACTCTTGCAATTTCGTCATTTCCAACGGGGGAGCGCAGACGTATCACCTGAAGGCCAGCTCCGAAGTCGAGCGCCAGCGATGGATCACCGCGCTGGAACTCGCTAAGGCCAAAGCCGTGCGCATGCAGGACGAATCTG ACGACTCTGCTGATGAGTTctctgcagcgccccctgcctCCACTCAGGCCAGGGGATCTCATACCTCAGAAGTCCAGTCCACGCTGCGCACCCTGGGCAGCAAGGTGGAGGACCTCACCACCTGCAACGATCTGATTGTTAAACATGGCTCTGCTCTCCAAAG GTCTTTATCAGAGCTGGAGGGGCTCCAGGTTGGACCTGACATGGGGGAAAAGATCCGACAGGTCACAGAAAGGGCCACGCTTTTCCGAATCACCTCCAACGCCATGATCAAT GCCTGCAGGGACTTCCTGTCCATCGCCCAGAGCCACAGTAAGCGCTGGCAGAAGGCCTTACAGACCGAGAGGGAGCAGAGGATTCGCCTGGAGGAGACGCTGGAGCAACTAGCCAAACAGCACAACCACCTGGAGAGAGCGTTCAGAGGCGCCACCGTTCTGCCACCTTCCCTCAGCAATCCCAACTTAagcattaaaa GCGGTGTTTCAGGAAAGGGCGATGCCAGTGATGAGGACGATGACAATGAGTTCTTCGATGCAATGGAAGACCCAACAGGATTTATTACTGTTCCTGCTGACCCCAAGTACCACAG GAGATCTGGCAGCAATATCAGTGGGATAAGCAACGAGACGGGAATGGACGACCAGTCG TATGATGAACTGTCCTTGGCGTCCAATTCTGAGTCTTCGCCGCCTCTTGAGCTGGAGCCGGTCAGACAAAGACGGACTCGTATTCCCGACAAACCCAACTATTACCTTAATTTGTGGAGCATCATGAAGAATTGTATCGGGAAGGAGCTCTCAAAGATACCGATGCCG GTGAACTTCAACGAGCCGCTGTCGATGCTTCAGCGTCTGTCTGAAGACCTCGAGTACTACGAGCTCTTGGACAAAGCCGCAAAGTGTCAGAGCTCTTTAGAGCAGATGTGCTACGTGGCGGCTTTCACCGTCTCGTCCTACTCCACTACGGTCCACCGCACAGGGAAGCCCTTCAACCCTTTACTGGGGGAAACCTTTGAGCTGGACCGGATTCGAGAGTCCGGTTACCGATCGATCTGTGAACAG GTAAGCCACCACCCACCAGCTGCAGCCCACCACGCCTTCTCTGAGAAGGGCTGGACCCTCAGACAGGAAATCACACTGGCCAGCAAGTTCCGGGGAAAATACCTTTCCATTATGCCTCTGG GCTCCATCCAGTGTATGTTTGATAAGAGCAACAATCACTACTCCTGGAAAAAAGTTACGACGACCGTACACAACATAATCGTTGGGAAACTGTGGATTGATCAG TCAGGAGAGATCGATGTGGTGAACCACAAGACCGGAGATCGCTGCCACCTCAAGTTTGCTCCTTACAGCTACTTCTCTAGAGATGTACCCCGGAAG GTGACAGGAGTTGTGACGGATAAGGATGGGAAGGCTCATTATGTTCTGTCAGGAACATGGGATGAGAAGATGGAGTTTTCCAGGATCATGCAAAGCAGCAAAGGCGAGAATGGCACTGAGGGCAAACAGAGGACTGTTTACCAAACCCTCAAACCCAAGGAAATCTGGAGAAAGAACCCTTTACC GGAAGGAGCAGAGAACATGTACTACTTCTCCTCTCTCGCATTGACCCTGAATGAACCCGAGGAGGGCGTGGCGCCGACGGACAGCCGGCGGCGTCCGGACCAGCGCCTGATGGAAGAAGGTCGCTGGGACGAAGCGAACGCAGAGAAGCAACGGCTTGAAGAAAAGCAGCGCTCTACCCGGCGAGAACGGGAAAGAGACTCGGTTAAAGCGGTTCCAACGCCTGAGGAAG GCTCCCATCCAGACAATTACCAAGCGCTGTGGTTCGAGAAGATCCACGACTCCGTGTCTGGAGAGACGCTGCATGTCTACAAGGGAGGCTACTGGGACGCCAAGGAGCAGGGAAGTTGGGAAATGTGTCCCGACATCTTCTGA
- the LOC102232135 gene encoding oxysterol-binding protein 1-like isoform X1 has translation MSESKPPTPTTPTPGDMYKGWLFKWTNYIKGYQRRWFVLSNGLLSYYRCQAEMGHTCRGTINLATANIAVEDSCNFVISNGGAQTYHLKASSEVERQRWITALELAKAKAVRMQDESDDSADEFSAAPPASTQARGSHTSEVQSTLRTLGSKVEDLTTCNDLIVKHGSALQRSLSELEGLQVGPDMGEKIRQVTERATLFRITSNAMINACRDFLSIAQSHSKRWQKALQTEREQRIRLEETLEQLAKQHNHLERAFRGATVLPPSLSNPNLSIKSGVSGKGDASDEDDDNEFFDAMEDPTGFITVPADPKYHRRSGSNISGISNETGMDDQSYDELSLASNSESSPPLELEPVRQRRTRIPDKPNYYLNLWSIMKNCIGKELSKIPMPVNFNEPLSMLQRLSEDLEYYELLDKAAKCQSSLEQMCYVAAFTVSSYSTTVHRTGKPFNPLLGETFELDRIRESGYRSICEQVSHHPPAAAHHAFSEKGWTLRQEITLASKFRGKYLSIMPLGSIQCMFDKSNNHYSWKKVTTTVHNIIVGKLWIDQSGEIDVVNHKTGDRCHLKFAPYSYFSRDVPRKVTGVVTDKDGKAHYVLSGTWDEKMEFSRIMQSSKGENGTEGKQRTVYQTLKPKEIWRKNPLPEGAENMYYFSSLALTLNEPEEGVAPTDSRRRPDQRLMEEGRWDEANAEKQRLEEKQRSTRRERERDSVKAVPTPEEALAHEGGTTGSEVSDGTDAEDSPPLTPVACSHPDNYQALWFEKIHDSVSGETLHVYKGGYWDAKEQGSWEMCPDIF, from the exons ATGTCGGAGTCCAAACCCCCCACTCCTACCACCCCGACCCCTGGAGACATGTACAAGGGATGGCTCTTCAAATGGACTAATTACATAAAAGGTTACCAGAGACGATGGTTTGTTCTCAGCAACGGATTACTGTCTTACTACAG GTGTCAGGCGGAGATGGGTCACACCTGCAGAGGCACCATAAACCTGGCCACCGCCAACATCGCCGTGGAGGACTCTTGCAATTTCGTCATTTCCAACGGGGGAGCGCAGACGTATCACCTGAAGGCCAGCTCCGAAGTCGAGCGCCAGCGATGGATCACCGCGCTGGAACTCGCTAAGGCCAAAGCCGTGCGCATGCAGGACGAATCTG ACGACTCTGCTGATGAGTTctctgcagcgccccctgcctCCACTCAGGCCAGGGGATCTCATACCTCAGAAGTCCAGTCCACGCTGCGCACCCTGGGCAGCAAGGTGGAGGACCTCACCACCTGCAACGATCTGATTGTTAAACATGGCTCTGCTCTCCAAAG GTCTTTATCAGAGCTGGAGGGGCTCCAGGTTGGACCTGACATGGGGGAAAAGATCCGACAGGTCACAGAAAGGGCCACGCTTTTCCGAATCACCTCCAACGCCATGATCAAT GCCTGCAGGGACTTCCTGTCCATCGCCCAGAGCCACAGTAAGCGCTGGCAGAAGGCCTTACAGACCGAGAGGGAGCAGAGGATTCGCCTGGAGGAGACGCTGGAGCAACTAGCCAAACAGCACAACCACCTGGAGAGAGCGTTCAGAGGCGCCACCGTTCTGCCACCTTCCCTCAGCAATCCCAACTTAagcattaaaa GCGGTGTTTCAGGAAAGGGCGATGCCAGTGATGAGGACGATGACAATGAGTTCTTCGATGCAATGGAAGACCCAACAGGATTTATTACTGTTCCTGCTGACCCCAAGTACCACAG GAGATCTGGCAGCAATATCAGTGGGATAAGCAACGAGACGGGAATGGACGACCAGTCG TATGATGAACTGTCCTTGGCGTCCAATTCTGAGTCTTCGCCGCCTCTTGAGCTGGAGCCGGTCAGACAAAGACGGACTCGTATTCCCGACAAACCCAACTATTACCTTAATTTGTGGAGCATCATGAAGAATTGTATCGGGAAGGAGCTCTCAAAGATACCGATGCCG GTGAACTTCAACGAGCCGCTGTCGATGCTTCAGCGTCTGTCTGAAGACCTCGAGTACTACGAGCTCTTGGACAAAGCCGCAAAGTGTCAGAGCTCTTTAGAGCAGATGTGCTACGTGGCGGCTTTCACCGTCTCGTCCTACTCCACTACGGTCCACCGCACAGGGAAGCCCTTCAACCCTTTACTGGGGGAAACCTTTGAGCTGGACCGGATTCGAGAGTCCGGTTACCGATCGATCTGTGAACAG GTAAGCCACCACCCACCAGCTGCAGCCCACCACGCCTTCTCTGAGAAGGGCTGGACCCTCAGACAGGAAATCACACTGGCCAGCAAGTTCCGGGGAAAATACCTTTCCATTATGCCTCTGG GCTCCATCCAGTGTATGTTTGATAAGAGCAACAATCACTACTCCTGGAAAAAAGTTACGACGACCGTACACAACATAATCGTTGGGAAACTGTGGATTGATCAG TCAGGAGAGATCGATGTGGTGAACCACAAGACCGGAGATCGCTGCCACCTCAAGTTTGCTCCTTACAGCTACTTCTCTAGAGATGTACCCCGGAAG GTGACAGGAGTTGTGACGGATAAGGATGGGAAGGCTCATTATGTTCTGTCAGGAACATGGGATGAGAAGATGGAGTTTTCCAGGATCATGCAAAGCAGCAAAGGCGAGAATGGCACTGAGGGCAAACAGAGGACTGTTTACCAAACCCTCAAACCCAAGGAAATCTGGAGAAAGAACCCTTTACC GGAAGGAGCAGAGAACATGTACTACTTCTCCTCTCTCGCATTGACCCTGAATGAACCCGAGGAGGGCGTGGCGCCGACGGACAGCCGGCGGCGTCCGGACCAGCGCCTGATGGAAGAAGGTCGCTGGGACGAAGCGAACGCAGAGAAGCAACGGCTTGAAGAAAAGCAGCGCTCTACCCGGCGAGAACGGGAAAGAGACTCGGTTAAAGCGGTTCCAACGCCTGAGGAAG CTCTTGCACATGAGGGTGGCACCACAGGAAGTGAGGTTTCTGATGGAA CTGATGCAGAGGACTCTCCCCCCCTCACGCCTGTTGCAT GCTCCCATCCAGACAATTACCAAGCGCTGTGGTTCGAGAAGATCCACGACTCCGTGTCTGGAGAGACGCTGCATGTCTACAAGGGAGGCTACTGGGACGCCAAGGAGCAGGGAAGTTGGGAAATGTGTCCCGACATCTTCTGA
- the LOC102232135 gene encoding oxysterol-binding protein 1-like isoform X2 yields the protein MSESKPPTPTTPTPGDMYKGWLFKWTNYIKGYQRRWFVLSNGLLSYYRCQAEMGHTCRGTINLATANIAVEDSCNFVISNGGAQTYHLKASSEVERQRWITALELAKAKAVRMQDESDDSADEFSAAPPASTQARGSHTSEVQSTLRTLGSKVEDLTTCNDLIVKHGSALQRSLSELEGLQVGPDMGEKIRQVTERATLFRITSNAMINACRDFLSIAQSHSKRWQKALQTEREQRIRLEETLEQLAKQHNHLERAFRGATVLPPSLSNPNLSIKSGVSGKGDASDEDDDNEFFDAMEDPTGFITVPADPKYHRRSGSNISGISNETGMDDQSYDELSLASNSESSPPLELEPVRQRRTRIPDKPNYYLNLWSIMKNCIGKELSKIPMPVNFNEPLSMLQRLSEDLEYYELLDKAAKCQSSLEQMCYVAAFTVSSYSTTVHRTGKPFNPLLGETFELDRIRESGYRSICEQVSHHPPAAAHHAFSEKGWTLRQEITLASKFRGKYLSIMPLGSIQCMFDKSNNHYSWKKVTTTVHNIIVGKLWIDQSGEIDVVNHKTGDRCHLKFAPYSYFSRDVPRKVTGVVTDKDGKAHYVLSGTWDEKMEFSRIMQSSKGENGTEGKQRTVYQTLKPKEIWRKNPLPEGAENMYYFSSLALTLNEPEEGVAPTDSRRRPDQRLMEEGRWDEANAEKQRLEEKQRSTRRERERDSVKAVPTPEEALAHEGGTTGSEVSDGTDAEDSPPLTPVASPYGQSVPLYSSKYSDKIIM from the exons ATGTCGGAGTCCAAACCCCCCACTCCTACCACCCCGACCCCTGGAGACATGTACAAGGGATGGCTCTTCAAATGGACTAATTACATAAAAGGTTACCAGAGACGATGGTTTGTTCTCAGCAACGGATTACTGTCTTACTACAG GTGTCAGGCGGAGATGGGTCACACCTGCAGAGGCACCATAAACCTGGCCACCGCCAACATCGCCGTGGAGGACTCTTGCAATTTCGTCATTTCCAACGGGGGAGCGCAGACGTATCACCTGAAGGCCAGCTCCGAAGTCGAGCGCCAGCGATGGATCACCGCGCTGGAACTCGCTAAGGCCAAAGCCGTGCGCATGCAGGACGAATCTG ACGACTCTGCTGATGAGTTctctgcagcgccccctgcctCCACTCAGGCCAGGGGATCTCATACCTCAGAAGTCCAGTCCACGCTGCGCACCCTGGGCAGCAAGGTGGAGGACCTCACCACCTGCAACGATCTGATTGTTAAACATGGCTCTGCTCTCCAAAG GTCTTTATCAGAGCTGGAGGGGCTCCAGGTTGGACCTGACATGGGGGAAAAGATCCGACAGGTCACAGAAAGGGCCACGCTTTTCCGAATCACCTCCAACGCCATGATCAAT GCCTGCAGGGACTTCCTGTCCATCGCCCAGAGCCACAGTAAGCGCTGGCAGAAGGCCTTACAGACCGAGAGGGAGCAGAGGATTCGCCTGGAGGAGACGCTGGAGCAACTAGCCAAACAGCACAACCACCTGGAGAGAGCGTTCAGAGGCGCCACCGTTCTGCCACCTTCCCTCAGCAATCCCAACTTAagcattaaaa GCGGTGTTTCAGGAAAGGGCGATGCCAGTGATGAGGACGATGACAATGAGTTCTTCGATGCAATGGAAGACCCAACAGGATTTATTACTGTTCCTGCTGACCCCAAGTACCACAG GAGATCTGGCAGCAATATCAGTGGGATAAGCAACGAGACGGGAATGGACGACCAGTCG TATGATGAACTGTCCTTGGCGTCCAATTCTGAGTCTTCGCCGCCTCTTGAGCTGGAGCCGGTCAGACAAAGACGGACTCGTATTCCCGACAAACCCAACTATTACCTTAATTTGTGGAGCATCATGAAGAATTGTATCGGGAAGGAGCTCTCAAAGATACCGATGCCG GTGAACTTCAACGAGCCGCTGTCGATGCTTCAGCGTCTGTCTGAAGACCTCGAGTACTACGAGCTCTTGGACAAAGCCGCAAAGTGTCAGAGCTCTTTAGAGCAGATGTGCTACGTGGCGGCTTTCACCGTCTCGTCCTACTCCACTACGGTCCACCGCACAGGGAAGCCCTTCAACCCTTTACTGGGGGAAACCTTTGAGCTGGACCGGATTCGAGAGTCCGGTTACCGATCGATCTGTGAACAG GTAAGCCACCACCCACCAGCTGCAGCCCACCACGCCTTCTCTGAGAAGGGCTGGACCCTCAGACAGGAAATCACACTGGCCAGCAAGTTCCGGGGAAAATACCTTTCCATTATGCCTCTGG GCTCCATCCAGTGTATGTTTGATAAGAGCAACAATCACTACTCCTGGAAAAAAGTTACGACGACCGTACACAACATAATCGTTGGGAAACTGTGGATTGATCAG TCAGGAGAGATCGATGTGGTGAACCACAAGACCGGAGATCGCTGCCACCTCAAGTTTGCTCCTTACAGCTACTTCTCTAGAGATGTACCCCGGAAG GTGACAGGAGTTGTGACGGATAAGGATGGGAAGGCTCATTATGTTCTGTCAGGAACATGGGATGAGAAGATGGAGTTTTCCAGGATCATGCAAAGCAGCAAAGGCGAGAATGGCACTGAGGGCAAACAGAGGACTGTTTACCAAACCCTCAAACCCAAGGAAATCTGGAGAAAGAACCCTTTACC GGAAGGAGCAGAGAACATGTACTACTTCTCCTCTCTCGCATTGACCCTGAATGAACCCGAGGAGGGCGTGGCGCCGACGGACAGCCGGCGGCGTCCGGACCAGCGCCTGATGGAAGAAGGTCGCTGGGACGAAGCGAACGCAGAGAAGCAACGGCTTGAAGAAAAGCAGCGCTCTACCCGGCGAGAACGGGAAAGAGACTCGGTTAAAGCGGTTCCAACGCCTGAGGAAG CTCTTGCACATGAGGGTGGCACCACAGGAAGTGAGGTTTCTGATGGAA CTGATGCAGAGGACTCTCCCCCCCTCACGCCTGTTGCAT cCCCTTATGGACAATCTGTCCCTCTATACTCAAGCAAGTATTCAGATAAAATCATCATGTAG